AAGACCCAGAAGAAGAAACCCCACCCCCCACGGGCGTACCTATAGATGGAGGAGCTAGTCTACTTTTAGCGGCAGGAGCAGGCTATGGCCTCAAGAAAATCAGGGACAGCAGAAAAAGCAGAAAGTAGTAAAATATAATAAAGCGCAGAAATTGCCACCTTTGGCGGTGTTTTCACCACCAAAGGCTCAAATCTAGAACCCACCGTAGAAATCTTGAAAATACGGGGCATTGGCTATAAACAGCTTGCCTAAGACTTCCTGCTTCGCAAAAGAAAGACCTCGTAGTGTGCGTAGCTCCTACGAGTGTCTCTTCAATAGCTGTAGAAAATACCTCACATATTTTTTAAAACCTGTGAATTAAAACTGCTTCCGTTTTCGGCTCCGTTTCCAGAAATGAGCCCCAAAACGGAAATCTTGCTAGTTTTTACCGGCTATTTGATATCCACTTATCGGCCCAAATCCAGCTTACGGTGCGCGTCAATGGCCAGCAGAATGAACAGCAGAATGGTGAACGACCACAATGAGGAACCGCCGTAGCTGAAGAACGGCAACGGAATTCCTACCACCGGCGCCAGGCCAATGGTCATGCCAATGTTAATGAGAAAGTGGAAGAAGATGATGGAGGCCACGCAGTAGCCGTAGGTTCGGCCAAACACGGAACGCTGCCGCTCGGCTACGTGAATGATTCTGAGCAGCAGGCCAATGAACAAGCCAATAATGACCAGACTGCCCAGCCAGCCGTGCTCCTCGCCCACGGTGCAGAAGATAAAGTCAGTGCTTTGCTCCGGCACGAAGTCAAATTTGGTCTGTGTGCCTTCCAGGAAACCCTTGCCCAAAAACCCGCCCGACCCGATGGCAATTTTGGACTGCGTCACGTTCCAGCCCACGCCCAAGGGGTCAATTTCGGGGTCAACCAACACTTTGATGCGGTTCTGCTGGTGTTCCTGGAGCACGTTGTCAATGAAATAGGTCACACTGAACACCATCACCAGCACGGCCACCCACACGCCAATGTAATTGAACAGGTAGCGCCTGATGCGGTGGTAATTGAACCACAAGTACGCGCCCATCAGCACCGTAACCGCCAATGCCAGATAAAGAGGCGGCACCAACAACGTCAGCACGAACAGGAACACGCCCACCGCACCAATAATCAAAATCAACGGCGACATGCCCTCGCGGAAGAAAGCCAGAATAAAGGCGCCAAACACCAACGCCGAACCGGTTTCGTTCTGAAGGATGATGATGATGGGCGGCAACAGCGCAAGACCCATGAGCTTGGCCTGGTCTTTCCAGTTCTGCTGTCGCAGGTTAATGCTGCTCATGAACCTTGAAACCGCCAATGCCGTGGCAAACTTCGCAAACTCAGCGGGTTGCAGGCGCATGGTATCTGTAATCACCAGCCAGGACCGGGACCCTTTAATCTCTGAGGCGAAGGCCAGCGTGCCTAGCAGCAGCAAGATAAAAAACCAGTAAATGGCGTAGGCCAGGGAGTCATAGGCCTTGTAGTCAATCACAAAGAGCACCACAATGATGATGATGGAAGTGCCAATCCACATCAGCTGCTTGCCGGAGTTCAGCGTGAAGTCAAAGATGCTGGTCACGTCTTCGGGGTTATAGACGGCGGCGTAAATGTTCATCCAGCCCAGCGTGACCATGAGCCCGTACAGGCCGATGGTGATCCAGTCAATGTTATTGGTGAGTTTATAGGTAGTCCGCATAGGTGATTGGCTATTTGCCCCATTTGTAGAACGCCCCACTGATCATGTCAGCTTCCCAGCGTTTGCGGCTGGCGGTCTTCACGGTGTCTGTCAGGTATTTCTCCACCATTAAGCTGGCCATGGGCGCCGCCGCAATGGCCCCGCCGCCGGCATTTTCCACGTACACCGCAATGGCAATCTTGGGATCATCTTTGGGCGCGAACGCGATAAACACTGAGTGGTCTTTGCCGTGCGGGTTCTGCACCGTGCCTGTCTTGCCGCAGAGGATTACGCCAATATGGTTTAGCTTGGCGTATTGGGCCGTACCGCTTTGCACCACGCGCTGCATACCATCTACCACCGCCGGAAAGTGTTTGGGGTCTACGGTGGTGTAGTTTTTCACGGAATATTCTGGCAGCGGCTTGCCCTTTTCGCCCACGGAACGCACAATGTGCGGCGTGTAGTAATAACCACGGTTGGCCAGAATAGCCGCAAAGTTGGCCATCTGCAAGGGTGTCACGCCGGTTTCGCCCTGCCCAATACTCACTGAGTAAATGGTGGGGAATTTCCAGCCGTTGGTGCCGTAGATGCGGTCATAGAATTTGGCGTTGGGCATAAGCCCTTTCTTTTCATTGGGCAAGTCTATCCCCAACGTCTTCGCAAACCCGAAGCTCTGGATGTGTTTGTGCCACGCATCCAACCCCAACCGGTTGTCCTGAAAAATATTCTTGGAGCGCCCCTTGTTCACCACTGACCGAAACACCTGGTAGAAATAAGGATTACAAGATTGTTCAATGGCGATGCCTAGGTTAGCCGGATGCGCGTGCCGGTGGGAACAGCGCACCAAAGACCAATTACAGGCGTAACCGGTTTCAGGGGTGAGCGTTCCTTCCTCCATGGCAATGAGCGCCTGCGCCAGCTTAAAAATGGAGCCCGGCGGGTACGTAGCCATTAAAGGCCTATTAAACAAGGGCTTCACGGGGTCCCGCAAGAGCTTCATGTAATTGTTGCCAAGCTCTTTCCCGGTCAACTGCGAAGGATCATAAAATGGGGCCGAAACCAGGGCCAGCACTTCGCCGGTGGCGGGTTCAATGGCCACCACGCTGCCGGTTTTACCGGCCATCATGGTTTCTATGTACTGCTGCAATTCCAGGTCAATGGTGGTGACCAGGTTCTTGCCGGCCACCGAAAGCGTATCATACGCACCGTCTTTGAAGGAGCCTTTCTCAATGCCGCGCACGTTCACCATGGTGTACTTGGCGCCTCGCCGGCCCATGAGAAACTTCTCGTATTCGCGCTCCAGCCCGCTCACGCCCAGATAATCCCCCTGGCGGTAGCCTTTGTAAGAACTGTCTTCCAGTTGCCGCGGACTGATTTCGCCAATGTAGCCCAAGGCATGCGCCAGACTTTGGTGCGGATAGCCGCGTACGGTACGCGCATTGATGTAAAACCCCGGAAAATCGACCAGATTGTCTTGAATGGCGGCAAACTCAATATTGGTGAGGCGCTGCAGAAACGGCGAGGATTTTACGTACGAATACGCCTTAGCGGCTTTTATCTTCTCGCGGTAATCCTCCAGGGTAATGCCCATAACCTGGCAGAACTTGAGCGTGTCAATAGCTTTGGCTTCTTTGGGCACCACCATAAGGTCATACACGGGCGTGTTCTCCACCAGCAGCTTGCCATCGCGGTCATAGACCAGGCCCCTGAACGGGTACTGCACCACGCGGCGCATGGCGTTGTTTTCAGCGGCGGTTTTGTAGCTGTGATCCAGTACCTGAATGTAGAACAGCTTGATCAGGTAGACCGCGCCAATAATTAAAAAAATGGCCTGAATGACGTATTTCCGGCTCTCTAAGTACTTCATCTAAAACTTCTGGCCCTCCTCTCAAAGAATAGCATCTGCAGAATTACTAACACAGTGCCCGTGAAGAGGGTGCTGACAACTATTTTGGCCAACGTAAATCCTATCAATTTAAATCCGTTCAGTTCTAAAAAGAACAGCGTGAAATGGTGCACCAAGATCAGCGTGACGCCATAGGCCAGAAACCAACGCCAACCCATTGACGGCAAACTGGCATTGTCTGAGGGTTCATAGCCGTCGCGGGGCGTCAGCAAATTAAGAATTGACGGGCGCAGGTAGGCCATGAGCACCGTGGCTGCGGCGTGCACCCCGGC
This region of Rufibacter sp. LB8 genomic DNA includes:
- a CDS encoding PID-CTERM protein-sorting domain-containing protein gives rise to the protein MYKNLKTVLLSSILTVSLSSLPIEGTWAQGPGGGGPPTFEEQDPEEETPPPTGVPIDGGASLLLAAGAGYGLKKIRDSRKSRK
- the rodA gene encoding rod shape-determining protein RodA produces the protein MRTTYKLTNNIDWITIGLYGLMVTLGWMNIYAAVYNPEDVTSIFDFTLNSGKQLMWIGTSIIIIVVLFVIDYKAYDSLAYAIYWFFILLLLGTLAFASEIKGSRSWLVITDTMRLQPAEFAKFATALAVSRFMSSINLRQQNWKDQAKLMGLALLPPIIIILQNETGSALVFGAFILAFFREGMSPLILIIGAVGVFLFVLTLLVPPLYLALAVTVLMGAYLWFNYHRIRRYLFNYIGVWVAVLVMVFSVTYFIDNVLQEHQQNRIKVLVDPEIDPLGVGWNVTQSKIAIGSGGFLGKGFLEGTQTKFDFVPEQSTDFIFCTVGEEHGWLGSLVIIGLFIGLLLRIIHVAERQRSVFGRTYGYCVASIIFFHFLINIGMTIGLAPVVGIPLPFFSYGGSSLWSFTILLFILLAIDAHRKLDLGR
- the mrdA gene encoding penicillin-binding protein 2; this translates as MKYLESRKYVIQAIFLIIGAVYLIKLFYIQVLDHSYKTAAENNAMRRVVQYPFRGLVYDRDGKLLVENTPVYDLMVVPKEAKAIDTLKFCQVMGITLEDYREKIKAAKAYSYVKSSPFLQRLTNIEFAAIQDNLVDFPGFYINARTVRGYPHQSLAHALGYIGEISPRQLEDSSYKGYRQGDYLGVSGLEREYEKFLMGRRGAKYTMVNVRGIEKGSFKDGAYDTLSVAGKNLVTTIDLELQQYIETMMAGKTGSVVAIEPATGEVLALVSAPFYDPSQLTGKELGNNYMKLLRDPVKPLFNRPLMATYPPGSIFKLAQALIAMEEGTLTPETGYACNWSLVRCSHRHAHPANLGIAIEQSCNPYFYQVFRSVVNKGRSKNIFQDNRLGLDAWHKHIQSFGFAKTLGIDLPNEKKGLMPNAKFYDRIYGTNGWKFPTIYSVSIGQGETGVTPLQMANFAAILANRGYYYTPHIVRSVGEKGKPLPEYSVKNYTTVDPKHFPAVVDGMQRVVQSGTAQYAKLNHIGVILCGKTGTVQNPHGKDHSVFIAFAPKDDPKIAIAVYVENAGGGAIAAAPMASLMVEKYLTDTVKTASRKRWEADMISGAFYKWGK